One window of Phycisphaeraceae bacterium genomic DNA carries:
- a CDS encoding zinc metalloprotease HtpX, translating into MTVLTNNFKTAILLGGLMGLFIFVGSMWGQQGMITGLIFGGMMNVIAWFFSDKIAIASMRAREVTAETGGDYYRMVDELRRRAGLPMPKVYICPHDAPNAFATGRSPRKAAVAVTQGLLQVLDRDELEGVIAHELAHIKNRDTLTSCIAATLAGVLAFIAQWGMLLGGGQNRGSNPLAMFLTIILAAVGAALIKAAISRSREYVADAHAAQIVGSPRGLISALQKIEMYAKRIPLVQPNPAQNNLFIIEPFGGNAAIRLFATHPPTESRIRALMNG; encoded by the coding sequence ATGACCGTACTCACAAACAACTTCAAGACCGCCATCCTCCTCGGCGGCCTCATGGGCCTCTTCATCTTCGTCGGCTCCATGTGGGGCCAGCAGGGGATGATCACTGGCCTCATCTTCGGCGGCATGATGAACGTCATCGCATGGTTCTTCTCAGACAAAATCGCCATCGCCTCCATGCGCGCCCGCGAAGTCACCGCCGAAACCGGAGGCGACTACTACCGCATGGTCGATGAACTCCGCCGCCGCGCCGGCCTCCCCATGCCCAAGGTCTACATCTGCCCGCACGACGCCCCCAACGCCTTCGCAACCGGCCGCTCGCCGCGCAAGGCCGCCGTCGCCGTCACGCAAGGCCTCCTCCAGGTCCTCGACCGCGACGAGCTCGAAGGCGTCATCGCCCACGAACTCGCCCACATCAAGAACCGCGACACCCTCACCTCCTGCATCGCCGCAACACTCGCAGGCGTCCTTGCCTTCATCGCCCAGTGGGGCATGCTCCTCGGTGGCGGCCAGAACCGTGGCTCAAACCCCCTCGCCATGTTCCTCACCATCATCCTCGCCGCCGTCGGCGCCGCCCTCATCAAGGCCGCCATCAGCCGCTCACGCGAATACGTCGCCGATGCCCATGCCGCCCAGATCGTCGGCTCCCCACGCGGCCTCATCTCCGCCCTTCAGAAAATCGAGATGTACGCCAAACGCATCCCCCTCGTCCAGCCCAACCCCGCCCAGAACAACCTCTTCATCATCGAGCCCTTCGGCGGCAACGCCGCCATCCGCCTCTTCGCCACCCACCCGCCCACCGAGAGCCGCATCCGCGCCCTCATGAACGGGTGA
- a CDS encoding sulfite exporter TauE/SafE family protein, with product MTYLQAFEAVLVGLGAGCIGGIAGIGGSMVMLPGLSLVFGTSPASTHHLYMAAAMAVNMAVAIPAARKHRQAGAVRSDIVRRVLPVMAIAIVAGVLLSNLIDGSYLRLGLAGFIFLYTLGTFIALALRKPDHSGTRERISTPNLLAIAIIAGLLGGLLGIGGGVVMVPALQLLCRLPLRQAIGTSAGIMWLTALIGATLKLATLHTHDQSVTHALLLALLMTPGAIIGARIGASLAHSLPLPIVRAIIATILTIAAARMADLF from the coding sequence GTGACTTACCTGCAAGCATTTGAAGCGGTCCTTGTCGGATTGGGTGCCGGTTGTATCGGTGGTATCGCTGGTATCGGCGGAAGCATGGTCATGCTTCCGGGCTTGTCGCTGGTTTTCGGAACTTCACCCGCCTCCACCCACCACCTCTACATGGCCGCCGCCATGGCCGTGAACATGGCCGTCGCCATACCCGCGGCCAGAAAGCACCGCCAGGCAGGCGCCGTCAGGTCCGATATCGTCCGCCGTGTCCTCCCCGTCATGGCCATCGCCATCGTCGCCGGCGTCCTCCTCTCCAACCTCATCGACGGCTCGTACCTTCGCCTCGGGCTTGCTGGCTTCATCTTTCTCTACACGCTCGGCACCTTCATCGCCCTCGCACTCCGAAAGCCCGACCACTCCGGAACCCGCGAGCGCATCTCCACCCCGAATCTCCTCGCCATCGCCATCATCGCCGGGCTCCTCGGCGGCCTCCTCGGCATCGGTGGGGGAGTCGTCATGGTCCCCGCTCTCCAACTCCTCTGCCGCCTCCCCCTCCGCCAGGCCATCGGCACCAGCGCGGGCATCATGTGGCTCACCGCCCTCATCGGCGCAACCCTCAAACTCGCCACCCTCCACACCCACGACCAATCCGTCACGCACGCACTCCTCCTCGCCCTCCTCATGACACCCGGCGCGATCATCGGCGCACGCATCGGCGCATCCCTCGCTCACTCACTCCCACTCCCCATCGTCCGAGCCATCATCGCCACCATCCTCACCATTGCCGCTGCCAGAATGGCAGACCTCTTCTGA
- a CDS encoding 3D domain-containing protein produces the protein MVQNDGRTPGTMPQVIARRLLHGAACVGAVVLTAGSAIAMKEARHANISPVPLASVDKVDFAELAHLPVAKGHVSARGVTVVEHVPEVVASSVAEVKEEGTAVLAASRVREQLKQAELWPLGTRFFNGRPIRPVRTMRMVVTGYSPDARSCGEYADGRTATLHSVQTNAHRLVAADPRVLAYGSMLTVPGYDGGNVVPVLDCGGAIKGNRLDLLFPTHEQALRWGKKTVTVTVWGYADGKPAPNPRKAREGKAK, from the coding sequence TTGGTACAGAATGATGGCCGCACACCGGGGACGATGCCCCAGGTGATCGCAAGGCGTTTGCTGCATGGCGCAGCATGCGTCGGGGCGGTTGTGTTGACGGCGGGATCTGCGATTGCGATGAAGGAAGCGCGGCACGCGAACATTTCGCCTGTGCCGCTGGCATCGGTTGACAAGGTGGACTTTGCGGAGCTTGCGCATCTGCCGGTGGCGAAGGGGCATGTGTCGGCACGGGGTGTGACGGTTGTTGAGCACGTGCCGGAGGTTGTCGCGTCGTCTGTGGCTGAGGTGAAGGAGGAAGGCACGGCTGTGCTCGCTGCATCACGCGTGCGCGAGCAGTTGAAGCAGGCGGAGTTGTGGCCTCTGGGGACGAGGTTCTTCAACGGGCGTCCGATTCGCCCTGTGAGGACGATGCGGATGGTTGTGACCGGATATTCGCCGGACGCACGATCGTGTGGTGAGTACGCGGATGGTCGGACTGCGACGCTGCACTCGGTGCAGACGAATGCGCATCGCTTGGTTGCGGCGGATCCGCGGGTGCTGGCATATGGCTCGATGCTGACAGTGCCGGGGTATGACGGTGGGAATGTTGTTCCTGTGCTGGACTGCGGTGGTGCAATCAAGGGGAATCGGCTGGATCTCTTGTTTCCGACGCATGAGCAGGCGCTCAGGTGGGGAAAGAAGACGGTGACGGTGACGGTGTGGGGGTACGCGGATGGCAAGCCCGCTCCGAACCCCCGGAAGGCGCGCGAGGGGAAGGCGAAGTGA
- a CDS encoding DUF58 domain-containing protein, which produces MLIGQDTTRLETIDDLLGKELLSRLDRVDLLSRKVFGGKLPGERRSRRRGRSVEFDDFRPYVPGDDLRHIDWNVLARLERLVIKLFREDEDLALYLVVDASASMNAGEPSKLLAAHRMAMALGYVGLVNRARVIAASYGADADGRARVMRALRGRTSIERLGEFLLQSARDGAGRGVGASRDGVTAAGTFERAMRTIARSRSGRGVVVLISDMLLPLEGASAGLSYLAGSAGFESFVIQTLSPGEIEPQTMVEKGLVGDLRLMDAESGRAAEVTITGDVIRRYKRNFEAHQTGLVKACAARSIAHLLTPTSVTADELVLRSLRARQLVG; this is translated from the coding sequence GTGCTGATCGGACAAGATACAACTCGGCTGGAGACGATCGACGACCTTCTAGGGAAGGAGTTGTTGTCGCGTCTGGATCGGGTGGATCTTTTGAGCCGCAAGGTGTTCGGCGGGAAGCTGCCGGGCGAGCGGCGTTCGAGGCGGCGCGGGCGATCGGTGGAGTTTGACGATTTCAGGCCGTATGTGCCGGGGGATGATCTGCGGCATATCGACTGGAATGTGCTGGCGCGGCTTGAGCGGCTGGTGATCAAGTTGTTTCGAGAGGATGAGGATCTGGCGCTGTATCTGGTGGTGGATGCGAGCGCATCGATGAACGCTGGGGAGCCGAGCAAGTTGCTGGCTGCGCATCGCATGGCGATGGCGCTCGGGTATGTGGGGCTGGTGAACCGGGCACGGGTGATCGCGGCGTCGTATGGGGCGGATGCGGATGGGCGGGCGCGGGTGATGCGGGCGCTGCGGGGAAGGACATCGATCGAGCGGCTAGGTGAGTTCCTGCTGCAGAGCGCGCGGGATGGGGCAGGGCGGGGTGTCGGCGCGTCGAGAGATGGCGTGACAGCAGCGGGGACTTTCGAGCGTGCGATGCGGACGATTGCGCGATCGCGGAGCGGGCGGGGCGTGGTGGTGCTGATCTCGGACATGCTGCTGCCGTTGGAGGGCGCGAGCGCGGGGCTTTCGTACCTGGCCGGTAGCGCGGGGTTCGAGTCGTTCGTGATTCAGACGCTTTCGCCGGGGGAGATTGAGCCGCAGACGATGGTGGAGAAGGGATTGGTCGGCGACTTGCGTCTGATGGATGCGGAGTCGGGGCGTGCGGCGGAGGTGACGATCACGGGTGATGTGATCCGGCGGTACAAACGGAACTTTGAGGCGCATCAGACGGGGCTGGTGAAAGCGTGCGCGGCAAGGTCGATCGCGCACCTGTTGACACCGACGAGCGTGACGGCGGATGAGCTGGTGCTGCGGTCGCTACGGGCGCGGCAGTTGGTTGGGTAG
- a CDS encoding aminopeptidase P family protein yields the protein MPIPNLADAQAFMRSASIDAWLVHDFRSSNPIFSALIPDGLAHLTRRVDLLIPSRGEPTLITSHIDSTFFQHIPFPVVKYLTWNEYHAALRAVLQGRPRIAMEYSPSGELPVMGIVDAGTIELVRSFGSDVVSSADLVQTTIARWSADAAATFEQSSREVAEVKDECFAYIRDTLAAGKPLTEYMALERIHEGFRRRGLEWPDGPIVAANAHAGDPHFELTPASSIPIVKGDWVLIDLWARRPGNDNPFCDICWVGSCGTPTERQQRVFNTVKAAQAAAVSLAQSRWKSGTHAQGWEVDNAAMAVLRNSGMHTAIRHRTGHSLSRGAKVHGLGVNIDNTETHDTRALLPGVGFTVEPGLYFDDFGVRLEIDVYVDPDTGPRVMTPIQQDIIRLA from the coding sequence ATGCCCATCCCCAACCTCGCCGATGCCCAGGCCTTCATGCGCTCCGCTTCTATCGACGCCTGGCTCGTCCACGACTTCCGCTCCTCCAATCCCATCTTCAGCGCGCTGATCCCCGACGGCCTCGCCCACCTCACCCGCCGCGTTGATCTCCTTATCCCCTCCCGTGGCGAGCCCACACTTATCACCAGCCACATCGACTCCACCTTCTTCCAGCACATCCCCTTCCCCGTCGTCAAGTACCTCACTTGGAACGAGTACCACGCCGCCCTCCGCGCCGTGCTCCAGGGCCGACCCCGCATCGCCATGGAGTACTCACCCTCCGGCGAACTCCCCGTCATGGGCATCGTCGATGCCGGCACCATCGAACTCGTCCGATCCTTCGGGTCCGACGTCGTCTCCTCCGCTGATCTCGTTCAAACAACCATCGCCCGCTGGTCCGCCGATGCCGCCGCCACCTTCGAGCAAAGCTCGCGCGAAGTCGCCGAAGTCAAAGACGAGTGCTTCGCCTACATCCGCGACACGCTCGCCGCCGGCAAGCCGCTCACCGAGTACATGGCCCTCGAACGCATCCACGAGGGCTTCCGCCGCCGGGGACTGGAATGGCCCGACGGCCCCATCGTCGCCGCCAACGCCCATGCCGGCGACCCACACTTCGAACTCACCCCCGCAAGCAGCATCCCCATCGTCAAGGGCGACTGGGTCTTGATCGACCTCTGGGCCCGACGCCCCGGAAACGACAACCCCTTCTGCGACATCTGCTGGGTCGGCTCGTGCGGCACACCCACCGAGCGCCAACAGCGCGTCTTCAACACCGTCAAAGCCGCACAAGCCGCCGCCGTCTCACTCGCGCAATCTCGCTGGAAGTCCGGCACACACGCCCAGGGCTGGGAAGTCGACAACGCCGCCATGGCCGTCCTCCGCAACTCCGGCATGCACACCGCCATCCGTCACCGCACCGGCCACTCCCTCTCACGGGGCGCCAAGGTCCACGGGCTCGGCGTCAACATCGACAACACCGAAACCCACGACACCCGCGCCCTCCTCCCCGGCGTCGGCTTCACCGTCGAGCCCGGCCTCTACTTCGATGACTTCGGCGTGCGCCTGGAAATCGACGTCTACGTCGATCCCGATACAGGCCCGCGCGTCATGACGCCCATCCAGCAAGACATCATCCGCCTCGCCTGA
- a CDS encoding GNAT family N-acetyltransferase, translating into MHGFVVRPGVEGDVREALPLVRELCDLHASRDPQRFRVVDDVIERYERWLPERAADSRSVFLVACVDERTVAFTVCTIEPEVTIFWIPECGWIHDLYVLPGFRRMGIAGAMVREVARRYRAMGVRQLRLHTGVFNEQARALFAREGFRPCVVEMLMPLDEPAA; encoded by the coding sequence ATGCACGGCTTTGTTGTTCGTCCGGGTGTTGAGGGGGACGTGCGTGAGGCGCTGCCCCTGGTTCGCGAGTTGTGTGACCTTCACGCGAGTCGGGATCCTCAGCGGTTCAGGGTTGTGGACGACGTGATCGAGCGGTACGAGCGATGGCTGCCGGAGCGCGCGGCCGACTCGCGGAGCGTCTTCCTGGTGGCGTGCGTCGACGAGCGGACCGTCGCGTTCACTGTCTGCACGATCGAGCCGGAGGTGACGATCTTCTGGATTCCGGAGTGCGGGTGGATCCATGACCTGTATGTTCTCCCCGGCTTTCGGAGGATGGGAATCGCCGGCGCGATGGTGCGGGAGGTTGCTCGTCGCTATCGAGCGATGGGGGTGAGGCAGCTGCGGCTTCACACGGGTGTATTCAACGAGCAGGCGCGAGCGTTGTTTGCGCGTGAGGGGTTCAGGCCGTGCGTGGTGGAGATGCTGATGCCGCTCGATGAGCCGGCGGCGTGA
- the pgeF gene encoding peptidoglycan editing factor PgeF → MRPLLLHSDALAVLGVPHAFSTRIGGYSVGPFASLNFGNPGDLAQDRRDPPSNIAANTRLVLDAIDASNREVVQVHQVHGPDVRIVRTGGPTHAPEWNGNDTKADALVTDDPARILAIRIADCAPVLLSTRDGRIVAAVHAGWRGVIAGVAPRAVEAMRSLAADSHAHDTEIIAAIGPCIGFDCFEVGPEVAAEFTRVFGDATPHVRPRETHPGKFLVDLKGALCEQLNRVGIPIVDLLPHCTATSTDPATGTPLFFSHRRDHGLTGRMVGLIGPRSD, encoded by the coding sequence GTGCGACCGCTCCTCCTCCACTCTGACGCGCTCGCCGTGCTCGGCGTCCCGCACGCCTTCTCCACGCGGATCGGCGGCTACTCCGTCGGCCCTTTCGCCTCCCTCAACTTCGGCAACCCCGGCGACCTTGCACAGGACCGCCGTGATCCCCCCTCCAACATCGCCGCCAATACCCGACTCGTCCTCGACGCAATCGACGCATCCAACCGCGAGGTCGTCCAGGTCCATCAGGTCCACGGCCCCGATGTCCGCATCGTCCGCACGGGCGGCCCAACACACGCCCCCGAATGGAACGGAAACGACACCAAGGCCGACGCCCTCGTCACCGACGATCCCGCCCGCATCCTCGCCATCCGCATCGCGGACTGTGCGCCCGTGCTTCTCTCCACGCGCGATGGCCGCATCGTCGCCGCCGTCCACGCCGGATGGCGAGGCGTCATCGCAGGTGTCGCCCCCCGCGCTGTCGAGGCCATGCGTTCCCTCGCCGCCGACTCGCACGCCCATGACACCGAGATCATCGCCGCCATCGGCCCCTGCATCGGCTTCGATTGCTTCGAAGTGGGGCCGGAAGTCGCCGCCGAGTTCACGCGCGTCTTCGGCGATGCCACTCCACACGTCCGACCGCGCGAAACACACCCCGGCAAGTTCCTCGTCGATCTCAAGGGCGCGCTCTGCGAGCAACTCAACCGCGTCGGCATTCCCATCGTCGATCTCCTCCCGCACTGCACAGCCACATCCACCGACCCCGCAACCGGCACGCCCCTCTTCTTCTCCCATCGCCGCGATCACGGCCTCACCGGGCGCATGGTCGGGCTGATCGGGCCTCGCTCCGATTGA
- the atpD gene encoding F0F1 ATP synthase subunit beta has product MATTGTITQVIGSTFDVQFPEDQLPDIYNAVKISEQTPVGALRLTGEVQQHLGGGRVRAVALGSTDGLKRGMKCQDTGAPVAVPVGEAVLGRVFNLLGEPIDMGAEVPASVKRSPIHRAPPEFAQLNPNTEILVTGIKVIDLLCPFVRGGKIGLFGGAGVGKTVIIQEMIARVAREFGGYSVFCGVGERTREGNDLWREMKEAEYTDEKGNKAHVLDKVAMVFGQMNEPPGSRLRVALSGLTMAEEFRDSSGKETMIFVDNIFRFTQAGSEVSALLGRMPSAVGYQPTLSTEMGELQERITSTAKGAITSVQAIYVPADDLTDPAPATAFAHLDAFVTLARGIAEKGIYPAVDPLASNSRILDPGIIGERHYRVAQRVQRILQRYKDLQDIIAILGVDELSDDDKQTVARARKIERFLSQPFFVAEQFTGFSGVYTTLEQTIDSFERLCNGEGDDLPEGAFMYVGTLDDARAKAEKMKG; this is encoded by the coding sequence ATGGCCACCACGGGCACGATCACGCAGGTCATCGGTTCGACATTCGACGTTCAGTTTCCCGAGGACCAGCTCCCGGACATTTACAACGCGGTGAAGATCAGCGAGCAGACCCCGGTCGGGGCGTTGCGTCTGACCGGTGAGGTTCAGCAGCACCTGGGCGGCGGGCGTGTGCGCGCGGTTGCGCTGGGTTCTACGGACGGTCTGAAGCGCGGCATGAAGTGCCAGGACACGGGCGCTCCGGTGGCGGTGCCTGTCGGTGAGGCGGTGCTCGGGCGCGTGTTCAACCTGCTGGGCGAGCCGATCGACATGGGTGCGGAGGTTCCGGCGAGTGTGAAGCGGAGCCCGATCCACCGTGCGCCGCCGGAGTTCGCGCAGTTGAACCCGAACACGGAGATTCTGGTGACGGGCATCAAGGTCATTGACCTTTTGTGTCCGTTCGTTCGAGGCGGGAAGATCGGCCTGTTTGGTGGCGCGGGCGTCGGGAAGACGGTCATCATCCAGGAGATGATCGCACGCGTGGCCCGTGAGTTCGGCGGGTACTCCGTGTTCTGCGGCGTGGGGGAGCGTACCCGCGAGGGCAACGACCTTTGGCGCGAGATGAAGGAGGCGGAGTACACGGACGAGAAGGGGAACAAGGCGCACGTGCTCGACAAGGTGGCGATGGTTTTCGGGCAGATGAATGAGCCGCCGGGCTCGCGTCTGCGTGTCGCGCTGTCGGGTCTGACGATGGCGGAGGAGTTCCGTGATTCGTCGGGCAAGGAGACGATGATCTTCGTGGACAACATCTTCCGCTTCACGCAGGCGGGTTCCGAGGTGTCGGCTCTGCTGGGTCGTATGCCGAGCGCGGTGGGTTATCAGCCGACGCTGTCGACGGAGATGGGCGAATTGCAGGAGCGGATCACTTCGACGGCGAAGGGCGCGATCACGTCGGTGCAGGCGATTTACGTGCCGGCCGACGACCTGACCGACCCGGCACCGGCGACGGCGTTCGCGCACCTTGACGCGTTCGTGACGCTGGCGCGCGGCATCGCGGAGAAGGGCATCTACCCGGCGGTCGACCCGCTGGCATCGAACTCGCGAATCCTGGATCCGGGGATCATCGGCGAGCGTCACTATCGCGTGGCGCAGCGGGTGCAGCGGATTCTGCAGCGGTACAAGGACCTTCAGGACATCATCGCGATTCTCGGCGTTGACGAGCTTTCGGATGATGACAAGCAGACCGTGGCGCGGGCCCGCAAGATCGAGCGATTCCTGTCGCAGCCGTTCTTCGTTGCGGAGCAGTTCACGGGCTTCAGCGGCGTGTACACGACGCTTGAGCAGACGATCGACTCGTTCGAGCGTCTGTGCAACGGCGAGGGTGATGACCTGCCCGAGGGTGCGTTCATGTACGTCGGCACGCTGGATGATGCGCGTGCGAAGGCGGAGAAGATGAAGGGGTGA
- a CDS encoding dihydroorotate dehydrogenase produces MAKGPTDPILRTDLAGLTLRNPVILAAGTAGYLDEFQDALNLGRVGAVIGKSITRLPRDGHETWRIIESDSGMLNAVGLANMGLDAWSRDLAPSIANRAAAIGLAPFGSISGFSIDDYVAVAEAMNKTEGLPAVEINVSCPNVHTGTSFGESPDMLRDLIAELRATLTAKRMIVKLSPLVFGPMLDIARAAIEARARPGGPNNTPGADILCISNTMPAMAIDVESRKPRLSNTTGGLSGPAIHPIAVRLIHLVYKDVAKPAGIPIIGLGGVLRWQHAAEFILAGATAVGMGTALFVDPRSPIKVASGLADWAMRQGVADITQLVGAMSA; encoded by the coding sequence ATGGCCAAAGGCCCGACCGATCCGATCCTCAGGACCGATCTCGCGGGGCTCACCCTGCGCAATCCGGTCATTCTGGCCGCGGGCACCGCCGGCTACCTCGACGAGTTTCAGGACGCCCTGAACCTCGGACGCGTCGGTGCCGTCATCGGGAAGTCCATCACGCGCCTCCCGCGCGATGGCCACGAGACCTGGCGCATCATCGAGAGCGACTCGGGCATGCTCAACGCCGTCGGGCTCGCCAACATGGGCCTCGACGCCTGGTCGCGCGACCTCGCCCCCTCCATCGCGAACCGCGCCGCCGCCATCGGGCTCGCGCCCTTCGGCTCCATCTCCGGCTTCTCGATCGACGACTACGTCGCCGTCGCCGAAGCGATGAACAAGACCGAGGGCCTCCCCGCCGTTGAGATCAACGTCTCCTGCCCCAACGTCCACACAGGCACCTCCTTCGGCGAATCTCCCGACATGCTCCGCGACCTCATCGCCGAACTCCGCGCCACCCTCACCGCGAAGCGCATGATCGTCAAGCTCTCCCCGCTCGTCTTCGGGCCGATGCTCGACATCGCACGCGCCGCGATCGAGGCCCGCGCCCGCCCCGGAGGCCCCAACAACACGCCCGGAGCCGACATCCTCTGCATCTCCAACACCATGCCCGCCATGGCCATCGATGTCGAGTCTCGAAAGCCCCGCCTCAGCAACACCACCGGGGGCCTCTCCGGTCCCGCCATCCACCCCATCGCCGTCCGCCTCATCCACCTCGTCTACAAAGATGTCGCAAAGCCCGCGGGCATCCCGATCATCGGCCTCGGCGGCGTCCTCCGCTGGCAGCACGCCGCGGAGTTCATCCTCGCAGGCGCAACCGCAGTCGGCATGGGCACCGCCCTCTTCGTCGACCCCCGAAGCCCCATCAAAGTCGCATCCGGCCTCGCCGATTGGGCAATGCGACAGGGCGTCGCCGACATCACACAACTCGTCGGTGCGATGTCCGCCTGA
- a CDS encoding Fe(2+)-trafficking protein, giving the protein MDLAARIAQFENMVQADPENDMAHFSLGSAYAQSERHADAAASFARCIALNPSMSKAYQLAGESLIKAGRSEEAGDLLTKGYVAAATRGDLLPKNAMGAMLKQIGRPVPEVTAPATSAGAAAGAEGSFVCKRTGKPGTKMARPPFKGPVGQWIFENISKETFDQWIGQGTKVINELRLDLSRDEDNETYDRHMREYLGIDDEVLAAIRS; this is encoded by the coding sequence ATGGATCTTGCCGCACGCATCGCGCAGTTCGAGAACATGGTCCAGGCCGACCCTGAGAATGACATGGCTCATTTCTCGCTCGGGAGCGCGTACGCGCAGTCGGAGCGGCACGCGGATGCGGCTGCGAGCTTTGCGCGGTGCATCGCGTTGAATCCTTCGATGAGCAAGGCGTATCAGCTTGCGGGGGAGTCCCTGATCAAGGCCGGGCGGAGTGAGGAGGCGGGGGACTTGCTCACGAAGGGGTATGTGGCGGCGGCGACGCGTGGGGATCTTCTGCCGAAGAACGCGATGGGGGCGATGCTCAAGCAGATCGGGCGTCCGGTGCCTGAGGTGACGGCGCCGGCGACAAGCGCGGGTGCGGCGGCGGGCGCGGAGGGGTCGTTCGTGTGCAAGCGGACGGGGAAGCCGGGGACGAAGATGGCTCGCCCGCCGTTCAAGGGTCCCGTGGGCCAGTGGATCTTTGAGAACATCTCGAAGGAGACGTTCGATCAGTGGATCGGGCAGGGGACGAAGGTGATCAATGAGCTGCGCCTGGATCTCTCGCGGGATGAGGATAACGAGACGTATGACCGCCACATGCGCGAGTATCTCGGGATCGATGACGAGGTGCTGGCGGCGATCCGGAGCTGA
- a CDS encoding YceI family protein, translating to MASLMRTGIIGVAIVGAAAMMAAAGVRTTGVGRGVEASAVESAASSDYVIDAVHSAVIFRVKHNEAAYNYGRFNTMDGVVTYDASSGVTGIKVNVDTNSVDTANKNRDDHLRSPDFFNTKQFPRATFKSTSVKRSGDSSFEVAGEFMLNGVTKPITVTLEHTGNGKTRDGKDIAGFETTFSIVRSEYGMNKYLPGVGDEVRLMIGIEAVKQ from the coding sequence ATGGCGAGTCTGATGCGGACCGGGATTATCGGGGTTGCGATTGTGGGTGCGGCGGCGATGATGGCTGCCGCGGGAGTGCGGACCACGGGCGTTGGGCGGGGCGTGGAGGCCTCGGCGGTGGAGTCGGCGGCGTCGAGCGATTACGTGATCGACGCGGTTCACTCGGCGGTGATCTTCCGCGTGAAGCACAATGAAGCGGCGTACAACTACGGGCGTTTCAACACGATGGACGGTGTGGTGACGTATGACGCGTCATCGGGCGTCACGGGCATCAAGGTGAACGTTGACACGAACTCGGTGGACACCGCGAACAAGAATCGCGACGATCACCTTCGGAGCCCGGATTTCTTCAATACCAAGCAGTTTCCCCGGGCGACCTTCAAGAGCACGAGCGTGAAGCGTTCGGGCGATTCGTCGTTCGAGGTTGCGGGCGAGTTCATGCTGAACGGTGTGACGAAGCCGATCACGGTGACGCTCGAGCACACGGGCAACGGGAAGACCCGCGACGGGAAGGACATCGCGGGATTCGAGACGACGTTCTCGATCGTGCGGAGCGAGTACGGGATGAACAAGTACCTGCCCGGCGTCGGGGACGAGGTGCGTCTGATGATCGGCATTGAGGCTGTCAAGCAGTAA